A part of Bacteroidia bacterium genomic DNA contains:
- a CDS encoding ATP-binding protein, with amino-acid sequence MKETHYLAVETSNITEDWADFLNQNRLTKLNKHPQTIEFDMLNVRFIKPHHVVSLACLIEEYHLKKIEISFKNTSSKGAKYLEKLNFFQYWEEGFNRKDYRQTQIGTAFCLWKLHPEMISPYTSMSTNYYRNHFFSGKDLQPLDTALVEIFNNIIDHAQSEVSGYVFTQYYPNKNEIVLSMCDFGKGIPNTINTFLKQEGKEPLTDDEALEKAFEKGFSTKSTPQNRGFGLNNVISAVKTLKSGLTITSNHGFVEQNSTYFRKRAIANNFPGTQIVIKLKTENLRPLETEEISEQEFYL; translated from the coding sequence ATGAAGGAGACACATTATTTAGCAGTTGAAACATCTAATATTACTGAGGATTGGGCTGATTTTTTAAATCAAAACAGGCTTACTAAATTAAATAAACACCCACAAACGATAGAGTTTGATATGCTTAATGTAAGATTTATTAAACCACATCACGTTGTGTCATTAGCTTGTTTGATTGAAGAATATCATTTAAAAAAAATTGAAATTAGTTTCAAAAACACAAGTTCTAAAGGAGCGAAGTATTTGGAAAAACTTAATTTTTTTCAATATTGGGAAGAAGGATTTAACAGAAAAGACTATAGACAAACACAAATAGGAACTGCATTTTGCCTTTGGAAATTACATCCTGAAATGATAAGCCCTTATACTTCTATGTCGACAAATTATTATCGGAATCATTTTTTTAGCGGTAAAGATTTACAGCCGTTGGATACGGCTTTGGTAGAAATATTTAACAACATTATTGACCACGCACAATCAGAAGTGAGCGGATATGTTTTCACACAATATTATCCGAACAAAAACGAAATAGTATTGTCGATGTGTGATTTTGGTAAAGGAATTCCAAACACAATCAACACGTTTTTAAAACAAGAAGGGAAAGAACCTTTGACAGATGACGAAGCTTTGGAGAAAGCCTTCGAAAAAGGATTTTCCACAAAATCTACTCCACAGAACAGAGGTTTCGGGCTTAACAATGTTATCTCAGCTGTTAAAACGCTAAAAAGTGGTTTGACAATTACTTCAAATCACGGATTTGTGGAACAAAATAGTACTTACTTTCGTAAAAGAGCCATCGCTAATAATTTTCCAGGTACTCAGATTGTAATTAAACTGAAAACAGAGAATCTAAGACCTCTTGAAACAGAAGAGATTTCCGAACAAGAATTTTATTTGTAA
- a CDS encoding DUF4325 domain-containing protein — MNTKTVVINLMDTVAGTATTTEGLALYLAMSKAMDTGKNVKLSLKDCTPLSSSFLNSTFGELYDRYGYDKIKERVVLINYFPSHAMAIKKYLQDLNNLVS; from the coding sequence ATGAACACTAAGACTGTAGTAATAAACCTGATGGATACTGTTGCTGGTACAGCTACCACAACGGAGGGACTTGCTTTATACTTAGCGATGAGTAAAGCGATGGACACAGGCAAAAATGTAAAATTATCGCTAAAAGATTGCACTCCGTTATCGTCATCATTTCTTAATTCGACTTTCGGAGAATTGTATGACAGATACGGCTATGACAAGATTAAAGAACGTGTAGTCCTTATAAATTATTTCCCATCTCACGCGATGGCAATTAAAAAATACCTGCAAGATTTGAATAATCTTGTTAGCTGA
- a CDS encoding RHS repeat-associated core domain-containing protein: MKNTFSISVSFFETYTGRFSFGFNGKEKDNELYGTGNAYDYGMRMYDARLGRFMSVDPLTAKYPMLTPFQFSSNTPIAGIDRDGLEFYYKPNGQFIKRIGKSQQVFTADDVEVQKTKTATVFVPINPRSLNINHSEFIKFAGTAYGESSVGDKVYNKKEVWGIASAMLNYKKISGKSVIAYASSNPNAQFKIFSNTSDKARNGTFQQTAIAGAINALTDGVDYSNGGTNWAGNDIASPKEKWAEGLRFSSQADNLFGLKNNAKPGVGYFFNKAGKETGIRGTYDYKWETTAAYGGIGIGGKTYGTTFMKVTDEYKKATGAKGN, encoded by the coding sequence ATGAAAAATACTTTTTCCATTTCAGTTAGTTTTTTTGAAACCTATACAGGAAGATTTAGTTTCGGCTTCAACGGAAAAGAAAAAGATAACGAGCTATACGGAACTGGAAACGCCTACGATTACGGCATGAGGATGTACGATGCGAGATTGGGTAGGTTTATGAGTGTTGACCCTTTGACGGCAAAATATCCGATGCTAACACCTTTCCAATTTTCAAGTAATACGCCTATTGCAGGGATTGATAGAGATGGGCTAGAGTTTTATTATAAACCAAATGGACAATTTATAAAACGAATCGGTAAAAGTCAGCAAGTTTTTACAGCGGACGATGTAGAAGTTCAAAAGACTAAAACAGCTACAGTTTTCGTTCCAATAAATCCACGATCATTAAATATCAATCACTCTGAATTTATCAAATTTGCAGGTACTGCATATGGAGAAAGTTCTGTCGGTGATAAAGTTTATAACAAAAAAGAAGTATGGGGAATAGCAAGTGCGATGTTGAATTATAAAAAAATTAGCGGGAAATCTGTTATTGCTTACGCTTCAAGTAATCCAAACGCTCAGTTTAAAATATTTAGCAATACTTCAGACAAAGCAAGAAATGGAACATTTCAGCAAACTGCTATTGCTGGTGCAATTAATGCTTTGACAGATGGTGTAGATTACTCAAATGGTGGAACAAACTGGGCAGGAAATGACATTGCTAGCCCTAAAGAAAAATGGGCTGAAGGGTTACGTTTTTCCTCTCAAGCAGATAATTTATTTGGTTTAAAAAACAATGCTAAACCTGGCGTGGGATATTTTTTTAATAAAGCGGGAAAAGAAACTGGCATACGAGGCACCTATGATTATAAATGGGAAACTACTGCTGCGTATGGAGGAATAGGAATAGGAGGTAAAACTTACGGAACTACATTTATGAAAGTTACAGATGAATATAAAAAAGCAACAGGAGCGAAAGGGAATTAG
- a CDS encoding PIN domain-containing protein, translated as MRVYIDTSVIGGYFDEEFEEWTIKLFKEFEKRTKIPVVSDLTIQELENAPKHIMTFFESIKTERILLDTESIQLARNYIKEKAITAKSFNDALHIATATVNRLDVLVSWNFKHIVNLDRIRLYNAVNLKNGYPLMEIRTPREILTKNE; from the coding sequence ATGCGTGTATATATTGACACATCGGTTATAGGAGGATATTTTGATGAAGAATTTGAAGAATGGACAATCAAGTTATTTAAGGAGTTTGAAAAGCGAACGAAAATTCCTGTGGTTTCTGATTTAACTATTCAAGAACTCGAAAATGCACCAAAGCATATTATGACATTTTTTGAATCAATAAAAACGGAACGAATTTTGTTAGATACTGAGAGCATACAATTAGCGAGGAATTATATTAAGGAGAAAGCAATAACAGCTAAATCCTTTAACGATGCATTACATATTGCAACAGCAACAGTTAATCGTTTGGATGTTCTTGTTAGCTGGAATTTTAAGCATATTGTAAACTTGGATAGAATTAGGCTGTATAACGCTGTAAATTTAAAAAATGGTTATCCATTAATGGAGATAAGAACTCCAAGAGAAATTTTAACTAAAAATGAATAA
- a CDS encoding DegT/DnrJ/EryC1/StrS family aminotransferase, which translates to MIPFSPPHIDQKIIDEVTLALQSGWITTGPKTKFFEKEITHYCGNKSTLCLNSATAGMELMLRWFGVKAGDEVILPAYTYAATANVIMHCGATPVFVDVNKNDFNISISAIEKAITSKTKVIMPVDFGGFPCDYDELNELVIRLKNKFSGDTLEQKKLGRILILADAAHSFGAIYKNRTSGSLTDVSVFSFHAVKNLTTAEGGAIALNFPAPFDNDSLYQSLCIKSLHGQNKDALAKSQKGNWRYDIVEPGYKCNMTDIAASIGRVELARYKNDTLVKRKHIISVYNQYLSKHKWAEIPEQNTNEKTSSFHLYPLRIKGITEPQRDEIIQSIFDLDVSVNVHFIPVPMMSFYKSLGYDVKNYPVTFDNYSREISLPVFYDLTDDQVKTVANAVIASVEKVLSKKLFFETCFFSNNWWLKNYFFNRPKRKL; encoded by the coding sequence ATGATCCCATTTTCGCCTCCGCACATCGACCAAAAAATAATCGACGAAGTAACGCTCGCCTTGCAATCTGGCTGGATTACCACCGGTCCGAAAACAAAATTTTTCGAGAAAGAAATAACACACTATTGCGGCAACAAAAGCACGCTGTGTTTAAATTCGGCTACGGCAGGCATGGAATTAATGTTGCGTTGGTTTGGTGTAAAAGCCGGCGACGAAGTTATTCTTCCAGCTTATACGTATGCCGCTACTGCCAATGTAATTATGCACTGCGGCGCTACTCCTGTTTTTGTGGATGTGAATAAAAATGATTTTAATATTTCCATTTCTGCGATTGAAAAAGCAATTACATCCAAAACAAAAGTAATTATGCCAGTGGATTTTGGTGGATTTCCATGTGATTACGATGAATTAAATGAATTAGTCATTCGTTTGAAAAATAAATTTTCGGGAGATACTTTAGAACAAAAAAAATTAGGTCGTATTTTAATTCTCGCAGATGCAGCACATTCGTTTGGCGCGATTTATAAAAACCGTACATCGGGCAGTTTAACAGATGTTTCGGTCTTTTCTTTTCATGCCGTAAAAAATTTAACTACTGCCGAAGGTGGCGCCATTGCACTGAATTTTCCCGCTCCTTTTGATAACGATAGTTTGTATCAATCGCTTTGCATAAAATCTTTGCACGGACAAAATAAAGATGCGCTGGCAAAATCACAAAAAGGAAATTGGCGCTACGATATTGTAGAACCCGGCTATAAATGCAACATGACGGACATCGCAGCATCCATTGGCAGAGTAGAATTAGCGCGTTATAAAAACGACACCTTAGTAAAACGGAAACACATTATTTCTGTTTACAATCAATACCTTTCCAAACACAAATGGGCAGAAATTCCAGAACAAAATACAAATGAGAAAACTTCTTCCTTCCATTTATATCCTTTGCGGATAAAAGGAATTACGGAACCACAACGCGACGAAATCATTCAATCTATTTTTGATTTAGATGTTTCCGTGAACGTGCATTTTATTCCCGTTCCGATGATGAGTTTTTACAAATCGCTTGGATATGATGTAAAAAACTATCCTGTTACATTCGATAATTATTCGCGTGAAATATCCTTGCCTGTTTTTTATGATTTAACAGATGACCAAGTCAAAACCGTTGCAAATGCTGTCATTGCATCTGTTGAGAAAGTGCTTTCGAAAAAATTATTTTTTGAAACTTGTTTTTTCTCCAATAATTGGTGGTTGAAAAATTATTTTTTTAACCGACCAAAACGCAAGCTGTAA
- a CDS encoding dehydrogenase E1 component subunit alpha/beta produces the protein MITAQTEIRFNRKKYKDSTLLALYNGLLKPRMIEEKMLLLLRQGKISKWFSGIGQEASSVGVAMALEKEEYILPMHRNLGVFTSREIPLNRLFAQFQGKESGFTKGRDRSFHFGTQEYKIIGMISHLGPQLGIADGIALGNLLKKNNQVTAVYSGDGGASEGDFHESLNVAAVWDLPVIFVVENNGYGLSTPSNEQFRCKQFIDKAIGYGMEGVQVDGNNVLEVYDTVLKIAESIRKRPHPILLECMTFRMRGHEEASGTKYVPKELMEEWGKKDPLNNYEKYLLEESVLTETIIQEYRSEIKQEIDKGLEIAYAENIVKPDAQRELGDMYAPFANVSVAPKSEKKSSKRLIDAISDGLRQAMRKHSELVLMGQDIAEYGGVFKITEGFLAEFGKERVRNTPLCESAIIGSGFGLSINGFKAMVEMQFADFVTCGFNQIINNLAKSHYRWGQNADVVIRMPTGAGVGAGPFHSQSNEAWFFHTPGLKIVYPAFPSDAKGLLLAAFDDTNPVLFFEHKALYRSISEDISDDYYTIEIGKAKLLKTGTQLSVITYGMGVHWALEILNLHPEISADLIDLRTLLPYDKQAIIDSVKKTGKALVLHEDTFTGGIGGEIASMISENCFESLDAPVVRSASLDTPVPMSAELEADFLPKERFEKQLIALFNY, from the coding sequence ATGATTACAGCTCAAACAGAAATTCGGTTTAACCGAAAAAAATACAAAGATTCTACCCTTCTTGCGCTCTACAATGGCTTACTGAAGCCGCGCATGATAGAAGAAAAAATGCTTTTATTACTTCGTCAAGGAAAAATTTCCAAATGGTTTTCGGGTATCGGACAAGAAGCTTCATCTGTGGGAGTGGCGATGGCATTGGAAAAAGAAGAATATATTTTGCCGATGCACCGCAATCTGGGTGTTTTTACTTCGCGTGAAATTCCTTTGAATCGTCTTTTTGCTCAATTTCAAGGGAAAGAAAGCGGCTTTACAAAAGGTAGAGATCGCTCGTTTCATTTCGGAACGCAGGAATATAAAATTATCGGAATGATTTCGCATCTCGGTCCGCAATTGGGGATTGCCGACGGAATTGCATTGGGGAATCTTTTGAAAAAAAACAATCAAGTAACAGCAGTTTATTCGGGTGATGGCGGCGCGAGCGAAGGTGATTTTCATGAATCGCTGAACGTGGCTGCTGTGTGGGATTTGCCAGTTATTTTTGTTGTGGAAAATAACGGTTATGGTTTGTCTACGCCTTCGAACGAGCAATTTCGTTGTAAACAATTTATTGATAAAGCCATTGGTTATGGGATGGAAGGCGTGCAGGTAGACGGAAATAATGTGTTGGAAGTGTACGACACGGTTTTGAAAATTGCAGAATCCATTCGTAAACGTCCGCATCCGATATTGTTGGAATGTATGACGTTTCGTATGCGCGGACACGAAGAAGCGTCGGGTACCAAATATGTTCCGAAAGAATTGATGGAAGAATGGGGAAAAAAAGATCCTCTGAATAATTATGAAAAATATTTGTTGGAAGAAAGTGTGTTGACCGAAACGATTATTCAAGAATACCGCAGCGAAATAAAACAGGAAATTGATAAAGGCTTGGAAATTGCATACGCTGAAAACATCGTAAAGCCAGATGCGCAAAGAGAATTAGGTGATATGTACGCACCTTTTGCAAATGTTTCCGTTGCTCCGAAATCTGAAAAAAAATCAAGTAAACGTTTGATTGACGCTATTTCTGATGGTTTACGTCAGGCGATGAGAAAACATTCTGAATTGGTTTTAATGGGACAAGATATTGCGGAGTACGGTGGAGTTTTTAAAATCACGGAAGGCTTTTTGGCGGAGTTTGGAAAAGAGCGTGTGCGCAATACGCCTTTGTGCGAATCGGCGATTATCGGTTCTGGATTCGGCTTGTCTATCAACGGTTTTAAGGCAATGGTGGAAATGCAGTTTGCGGATTTCGTAACCTGTGGATTCAATCAAATTATCAATAATTTAGCGAAATCGCATTACCGTTGGGGACAAAATGCCGATGTGGTAATTCGTATGCCGACAGGTGCAGGCGTAGGAGCTGGACCGTTTCATTCTCAATCTAACGAAGCTTGGTTTTTTCATACACCCGGATTAAAAATTGTGTATCCTGCTTTTCCATCTGATGCAAAAGGTTTGTTGTTAGCAGCTTTTGACGATACAAACCCAGTTTTGTTTTTCGAACACAAAGCACTTTACAGAAGTATTTCGGAAGATATTTCGGATGATTATTATACGATTGAAATTGGAAAAGCAAAATTGTTGAAAACAGGAACTCAACTTTCTGTTATTACCTACGGAATGGGCGTGCATTGGGCTTTAGAGATTTTGAATTTGCATCCTGAAATTTCTGCCGACTTGATTGATTTGCGAACTTTATTGCCTTACGACAAACAAGCTATTATTGATTCCGTGAAAAAAACTGGAAAAGCTTTGGTGTTGCACGAAGATACTTTTACAGGCGGAATTGGCGGCGAAATTGCCTCCATGATTTCTGAAAATTGTTTTGAAAGTCTGGATGCGCCAGTGGTGCGGAGCGCGAGTTTGGATACTCCCGTTCCGATGTCGGCAGAATTAGAAGCTGATTTTTTACCGAAAGAGAGATTTGAAAAACAATTAATAGCGCTTTTTAACTATTGA
- a CDS encoding phosphatidylglycerol lysyltransferase domain-containing protein, which produces MGKRRLRSKLIETFSKKSVWQVLLALLMLSLCLFFVKNQHLELVAIQDKLENANLFYVGIGFLFTIFYILLQGLMYQYSFKSIYQKVGLKTACILFLKRNVVSVFLPAGGFSSLAFFTKPIEQKNITKTQIHFASYIYGLCGIVSVAVVAIPTLLYMLLKNSITSNEMFAFGGLILLIFILVFAAYSLMKEGVVYRFVIRYVPDLAMILDELRNQKVSKKNFILVNILSFFIEVVGIAHVYIAMLALGISPSFEAAIIAYVVMVMLLIVSPFLRGMGAIEVTMTYTLVQYGFTTIGAASVTLLFRFFEFWLPLLTGAVTFILKKDNLLLRILPSIIILILGIINIISAITPSIPARLHLLESILPLDVINISNFLVIVFGFMLIILSMYLLRGVKTAWWLAVVITALSVLGHIAKAFDYEEATLALISCAALIYTKKQYSVKPDPRLARLSITTFLITFACVFLYGILGFYFLDKRHFQIDFSWTASIKTFLKIFFLFDAGELHPHTKFARNFLFSIYFFGFAAISFVLFSILRPFVKDQQSEESEVDEAEKLVQKYGKSSLDYFKTYLDKYFFFTADREAFISYKVGGNYAIVLEDPVCADVNKMTEAIVEFEKYCRDNGLKALYYRVPEASLPIYTSLKKKHLIIGQEAVLDLSTFSLQGGKMKSIRNAIKKVETSGYHLKIHEAPVKDGVLQKLKSVSDEWLKDNNRDELYLSQGIFDFETLKITPILTVENAEEQVVAFVNIMPDYFPESGTYDLIRKTNAAPNGSLDFLMVSMFEYFKTKNIRYVNLGLATLSGIEKGENFTEKTMKFAYENIRSFSHYKGLRDYKEKFGPDWKNKFLIYDNSYDLLQIPSAISKVTKE; this is translated from the coding sequence ATGGGCAAGCGCAGATTGCGATCAAAACTAATCGAAACCTTCAGCAAAAAATCCGTTTGGCAAGTATTGCTGGCTTTGCTGATGCTTTCTTTGTGTTTGTTTTTCGTGAAAAATCAGCACTTGGAATTGGTCGCCATTCAAGACAAATTAGAAAATGCCAATTTATTTTACGTAGGCATCGGATTTCTTTTTACCATTTTTTACATTCTGCTGCAAGGCTTGATGTATCAATACAGTTTTAAATCCATTTACCAAAAAGTGGGTTTAAAAACAGCTTGCATTTTATTTTTAAAACGAAATGTAGTGAGTGTTTTCTTGCCTGCCGGAGGTTTTTCTTCGCTCGCTTTTTTCACAAAACCCATCGAACAAAAAAATATTACGAAAACACAAATTCATTTTGCATCCTACATTTACGGGCTTTGCGGAATTGTTTCGGTCGCGGTTGTTGCCATCCCAACTTTGCTGTACATGCTTCTCAAAAACAGCATTACGTCCAACGAAATGTTCGCTTTTGGGGGATTGATTTTACTGATTTTTATTTTAGTTTTCGCTGCTTATTCTTTGATGAAAGAAGGAGTCGTGTATCGCTTTGTCATTCGCTACGTACCTGATTTAGCAATGATTTTAGATGAACTTCGAAATCAAAAAGTAAGTAAGAAAAATTTTATTTTAGTAAATATTCTTTCCTTTTTTATCGAAGTAGTCGGTATTGCGCACGTGTATATCGCCATGTTGGCACTCGGTATTTCACCTTCATTCGAAGCCGCCATAATTGCCTATGTGGTGATGGTGATGTTACTCATTGTTTCTCCATTTTTGCGCGGCATGGGAGCCATCGAAGTAACCATGACGTACACTTTGGTTCAATACGGATTTACTACTATTGGCGCAGCTTCTGTAACATTATTATTTCGGTTTTTCGAATTTTGGTTGCCGCTTTTAACAGGCGCTGTTACGTTTATTTTAAAGAAAGATAATTTACTATTGCGCATTTTGCCTTCCATCATTATTTTAATTCTCGGCATCATTAATATTATTTCTGCCATCACTCCATCTATACCAGCACGATTGCATTTGCTGGAAAGTATTTTGCCTTTGGATGTCATCAATATTTCTAATTTTTTAGTAATTGTTTTTGGATTTATGTTGATTATTTTATCCATGTATTTGTTACGAGGTGTAAAAACTGCGTGGTGGTTGGCGGTTGTGATTACTGCCTTATCCGTTTTGGGACACATCGCAAAAGCCTTTGATTACGAAGAAGCCACGCTTGCGCTGATATCTTGCGCAGCACTTATTTACACGAAAAAACAATATTCTGTGAAACCTGATCCACGTTTGGCACGACTCAGTATTACTACTTTTTTAATCACTTTTGCCTGTGTTTTTTTATACGGAATTCTCGGATTTTATTTTTTAGACAAACGACATTTCCAAATAGATTTTTCGTGGACGGCATCTATAAAAACATTTTTGAAAATATTCTTTTTATTTGATGCCGGAGAACTCCATCCACACACAAAATTTGCGCGAAATTTTTTATTTTCTATTTATTTCTTTGGCTTTGCAGCCATTTCGTTTGTGCTGTTCAGTATTTTGCGACCTTTTGTGAAAGACCAACAATCGGAAGAAAGTGAGGTAGATGAAGCGGAAAAATTAGTACAGAAATATGGAAAATCATCGCTCGATTATTTCAAAACTTATTTGGATAAATATTTCTTTTTTACTGCCGATCGCGAAGCATTTATTTCTTATAAAGTCGGCGGAAATTATGCCATTGTATTGGAAGATCCAGTTTGTGCCGATGTAAACAAAATGACAGAAGCCATTGTCGAATTTGAAAAATATTGTCGTGACAATGGACTGAAAGCGCTTTATTATCGAGTTCCAGAAGCCAGTTTGCCGATTTATACTTCATTGAAAAAAAAGCATTTAATTATTGGTCAAGAAGCCGTTTTGGATCTTTCTACATTTAGTTTGCAAGGTGGAAAAATGAAATCCATTCGCAATGCGATTAAGAAAGTAGAAACTTCGGGTTATCATTTAAAAATACACGAAGCGCCTGTAAAGGATGGCGTTTTGCAAAAATTAAAATCTGTTTCAGACGAATGGTTGAAGGATAATAATAGAGATGAATTGTATTTATCGCAAGGTATTTTTGATTTCGAAACTTTGAAAATAACGCCTATTTTGACTGTTGAAAATGCGGAAGAACAAGTAGTGGCTTTTGTAAATATAATGCCAGATTATTTTCCAGAAAGTGGCACGTACGATTTAATTCGAAAAACAAATGCGGCGCCCAACGGCTCACTCGATTTTTTAATGGTGAGTATGTTTGAGTATTTTAAAACAAAAAATATTCGCTACGTAAATTTAGGTTTGGCAACACTTTCAGGAATTGAAAAAGGCGAAAACTTTACGGAAAAAACAATGAAATTCGCTTACGAAAATATTCGCTCCTTTTCACATTACAAAGGCTTGAGAGATTACAAAGAAAAATTTGGACCCGACTGGAAAAATAAATTTTTGATTTATGATAACAGTTACGATTTATTGCAAATACCCAGCGCCATTTCGAAAGTTACAAAAGAATAA
- a CDS encoding tetratricopeptide repeat protein, whose product MDKSKKKKPEKVLVNTVPNTRFFRLKTFIYFIAFAFILYGNSISNKYSLDDELVTHFNGQPAQGINDIPAIFTSHYITHYNNGEQFGYRPIVKASFAIENSLFGENPHISHLINILLYAFTCIFLFFLLKKILFNYHIALPFLISTFFLVHPAHTEVVDSLKNRDVLFSFFSVLVALYFFIRYAEFGKIRAFSGGIFFFLFALLSKIDVLPFLIIIPLTVYFFTETGGKKIIFIVVGILFALIISSLWQHILFHTEHGVRHFLYFENPLYFNHTLLTRLGAGCVSFFFYIKLLCFPKTLISYYGYNQIEVLHPNFFMVLISVLVSITAIAYAFINFRKKDILAFGIFYFFISISMFLNILIPAVGIVAERFSYIASLGFCIVISVLLFRIFQIPFTLRESKINFWKKSFLSLVFLLVFFSSIRVIARNPDWENHFSLYTHDVKIADNSAKLNALYAAICMEQAKKTSDNDLKKNWIESGILHYEKAISIYPKYASALHNLGLAYVMYSGDYAKAIDLMKQTIACDSTYVEAYFNIGSIYQIEKKYGEAEKYYLKSIALRPEFVNPYSNLSMIYCSRKQYEKALAINDTAISRGVKSEVPYIDIGNVYIYEKDTTKAMTEYDEAMRINPGNEALCGFLAQYYLRKNDVIKYNEYENLLQQDEKIIPPSPISE is encoded by the coding sequence ATGGATAAGAGTAAAAAAAAGAAGCCTGAAAAAGTTTTAGTTAACACCGTACCTAATACTCGATTTTTTCGGCTAAAAACTTTTATCTATTTCATCGCATTTGCTTTTATTCTATATGGGAACAGCATTTCCAATAAGTATTCGCTAGACGATGAATTGGTTACTCATTTTAATGGGCAGCCTGCTCAAGGCATTAATGATATTCCTGCAATTTTTACCTCACATTACATTACGCACTATAATAATGGCGAACAATTTGGTTATCGCCCCATCGTAAAGGCGAGCTTTGCGATAGAAAATTCATTGTTTGGCGAAAACCCTCACATCAGCCATCTGATTAATATTTTGCTTTATGCCTTTACGTGCATTTTTCTTTTTTTCCTATTGAAAAAAATACTTTTTAACTACCACATTGCTCTACCTTTTTTAATCAGTACTTTTTTTCTCGTGCATCCGGCACACACAGAAGTGGTGGACAGTTTAAAAAACAGAGATGTCTTGTTTAGTTTTTTTAGCGTTCTTGTAGCACTTTATTTTTTTATACGCTACGCAGAATTCGGAAAAATAAGAGCTTTTAGTGGCGGAATATTTTTTTTCTTATTTGCGCTACTTTCTAAAATTGATGTGCTTCCTTTTTTAATAATTATTCCTTTAACGGTTTATTTTTTTACAGAAACTGGTGGCAAAAAAATAATTTTTATAGTCGTAGGAATACTATTTGCACTTATTATTTCATCACTCTGGCAGCACATTTTGTTTCACACAGAACATGGTGTTCGTCATTTTTTGTATTTTGAAAACCCACTTTATTTCAATCATACTCTTTTAACCCGATTGGGCGCCGGATGCGTTTCATTTTTCTTTTATATAAAATTGTTGTGCTTCCCTAAAACCTTAATTTCCTATTACGGATACAATCAAATTGAAGTTTTACATCCAAATTTTTTTATGGTATTGATTAGCGTACTTGTATCAATAACAGCAATCGCTTATGCTTTTATAAATTTTCGAAAAAAGGATATTTTAGCATTCGGAATTTTCTATTTTTTTATCTCCATTTCCATGTTTTTAAATATCCTTATTCCTGCGGTAGGGATTGTGGCAGAGCGTTTTTCATACATTGCTTCACTCGGTTTTTGCATCGTAATAAGTGTATTGTTATTTCGTATATTTCAAATTCCTTTTACGCTTCGCGAAAGCAAAATAAATTTTTGGAAGAAAAGCTTTTTAAGCCTCGTTTTTTTACTTGTATTTTTCTCTTCCATACGTGTTATTGCACGTAATCCAGATTGGGAAAACCATTTCTCTTTATACACACACGATGTGAAAATTGCTGACAATTCGGCGAAATTAAATGCGCTATATGCAGCAATATGTATGGAACAAGCAAAAAAAACATCTGATAATGATCTTAAAAAAAATTGGATAGAATCCGGAATTTTGCATTACGAAAAAGCGATTTCTATTTATCCGAAATACGCATCGGCATTGCATAATTTAGGGCTTGCTTACGTGATGTATTCTGGAGATTACGCCAAAGCGATTGATTTGATGAAGCAAACGATTGCGTGTGATTCCACTTACGTAGAGGCTTATTTCAACATCGGATCTATTTATCAGATTGAAAAAAAATACGGAGAAGCTGAAAAATATTATTTAAAATCTATTGCGTTAAGACCCGAATTTGTGAATCCGTACAGTAATTTAAGTATGATTTATTGCAGCCGAAAACAATATGAAAAAGCGCTCGCCATAAACGATACCGCTATCAGCAGAGGCGTTAAGTCGGAAGTTCCGTATATTGATATTGGGAATGTATATATTTACGAAAAGGATACAACAAAGGCAATGACTGAATACGATGAAGCGATGCGTATAAATCCAGGAAACGAAGCGCTTTGTGGTTTTTTAGCGCAGTATTACCTTCGTAAAAATGATGTAATTAAATACAATGAATATGAAAATTTGTTGCAACAAGATGAGAAAATAATTCCGCCATCTCCCATTTCAGAATAA